The nucleotide sequence TTCTCTTGATGGCCATTTATAATCCTCAAGCTTCATTCCGCAATTTATATTAAAAGCATTTTGAAGCTGATAAATCCTTTCACCTGCATAAAACATATCCTCTTTTGTAACCTCAATATTAAATAATGCACTTAATATTTCTGCAAATTCATCAAAGAATGCATGTCCCTGTGGTGTAATACTCTGCATACAAAATAAACAAATTCCTAAAGAATCAATTACATATTTATAATTTTCATGCCACCACACAACTCTTCCCTGTTCCTTATCTTTACTTAAAGTACCTTTAAACTTTCTTTTAAATATATGTGTGCCCAATGAATCTGTAAGAGGATTAGAAAAAACTGATGTAAACGGAAAATCCTTCAAATGATCTCCGCCTCGAGTAGATGTAATATAACCTAAAGACCATGCTTTTTTTTGATTGGAATGAAGTCCTGTTGACGCCTTTTTTATACAAAATGCATATTTTTCAACCTTCAGTGTCTTAGATGCTCTGTATGCACCTTCGGCAAGTATATCACCTATTCCAGAACGATCACTTATCTTATGCATAAGATATTCTATGTCATCCACATTTCCAAATTGAAATTTTCTGCCTTCAGTAATATCTTCCCTTAAAACTCCACGTTTTTGACATTCTAAAATCAGAGCTATTGTAGCCGCTACTTCTATAGTATCCATTCCCAGCTTATCGCATAATAATTTTAAATGCAGCACATCTGAATAATCATATATACCAACATTAGGTCCAAAACTGGTTGCAGAACCATATTCTATTCTTTCGCCTTTCTCACCCTTATATTTTCCCTTTTTAATTTCATAAGCTTTTCCACATCCTAATGTACAAAATTTACATGGCACTTTCTTAGTTTCAAACTCTTTCTTAAATACCATAGGTGATAAATTTTCGCATTTTTTATCATAGCCTCGTTGAGCATTTTCAACTGGCAGACATTTAGCTTCACCATATTTGTCCATTAGTAATAACGTACCACTGAGACCCATTACCTTGAATTGAATCGATGTATGACTTTGTTCTATCCAAAGCTTCGATATAGATCTGATTTTTTCCCTATTATACATAGGAACTTCACATTTTTTGCGTTCAATTACAATAGCTTTTAATTTCTTTGATCCCATTATACATCCCATGCCCATGCGTCCAGCTACATGTGTTTTTGACATAAATACGCTTGCATAACGTATCAAATTTTCACCAGCAGGACCTATACATGATATTTCACAATTATTATGCCTCTTCGACAAAATATCTGTAGTTTTATCTGTATAGAACCCCCATAAATCAGAAGCATCTTCAAATTTAACATTACCCTTTTCGTCTATAAAAATATATATAGGATTTTCTGATTTACCTTGAAATACTAAGTGATCTATTCCAACTGATCTCATAGTTGTTGGAAAACTTCCTCCTATATTAGAATCTCCGTATATATCTGTTAATGGACTTTTAGCAGTTATTGTACTACGATTACCTGTAAGGAGACTTGTACCAACTGCAGCACCTGCACCAAATATCAATACATTTTTTTCTGATAAAGCATCATTATACATAGCTTCAGACTCAAAAAGTATTTTTGTATTTATACCAGTTCCTCCAATATACTTCTTTCTATATTCACAAGTTATTCTCTCGTATGTCACCTTTTTTTCAGATAGGTTTATGTACACTATATTATTATCTATCACTTTAGAATTCATACGCTTAACACCTTACTTTAAAAATATTTATGTAACATTTTTAATTCTGTACTTGTACATTTTTTATTTTCATAAAGCTTTTATATGTAAAGAATTTGCAATTACTATTAATCATTCTTGAAAATCTAGAAATAGAATCGATTAAACTTACTTCAAAGAAATTATAATTGTTAATGTTAATTGCCTTTTCTACTGATGCCATCCATTTCATTTCGCCCCACACATTTTTTACAAGCTCTTTTTTCAACTCACATGAATCTACAATAATTCTTTGATCATAGCTAGAGATTATAGGTATTTTTAAATTGCACACACACAATCTAGACACAAGTTTTTCATATTCCTCAATTCCAATCAAAGCATATTTAGAATGGAATGCATATGGTGAGTCAATATCTTTAGCACTCAATGCTCCCTCCGTTAATGCTATTGATAATAGTTTATCTACTCTATTTTTCATACCAGAAACAAGTATACAATATTCATTGTTTTCACTAGCTATATATGCATAATCACCCAATTCATTTTTGTCAATTATTTTTTTTATATCGCTACAAGTCATACCCGTAACTAATCCCATACCTTCATCCTTTCTTGATGTATATTTAGGATAGTTATATGACATTGATAAAAGCTCCAATCCCTCTTCAAAAGAAATAGCCTTCCCACAAGCTAATGCAGTAATTAAGCCCATGCTATATCCTAAAAGCACAGAAGGCTTAATTCCATCTTCAATATATGTATTATAAACAACACAATCAATTGTATAAATAGAAACCCAATCACTGAATTTATCGTCATACTCTCCAGACAATGACCTAGTTAGATACCCCCATAAGTCCAATTTAATTTTTTTATATACAATAGAACAGTATTCTTTAAGTAACTCCCTTTGGCTTTCATCTAACAGAGTTAAAAACTTTTGATACTTAATTCCCACTCCTTGAAATATAAATGCATTTTTTCCACTATATAGCTCATTCAATCTCATACATCTCCATATTAATAATTAATAAAAAATATTATTTTTATTATTTTAATTCTATTTAAAACTCACTAATATTACATATAATACTTCATTTTTTAGAAATAGAAACTTTATACTCTAACATTTGAAATTTCTGAAACTTTGAAAATCTAACATTATTATAATTTTATTTCAATTACAAATGATTAATGTAGAAAACGTAAAGCCACTATTGCACAAATTATTATATTGAATTTAATTACAAATAATCCTTTAAATATACATTATAGTATAATAATACACCATATCCATCTATTTGTAAATTTTTTTTTATATTTTTTGTTGTTGATTTTCTGTATAATATTCAAATTAATAACATATTAACCGTATAAATTAAAAAAATCCCTTTATACTCCCTATATTTTCATAATTATATCCTCCAATTTTGTCAAGCTCTCTTTTAAATTCATTAGATTGAATTACCTCAATAAATTTTTTAACCACATCCATTTTAAGAAATTCCTTTGGTATAGCAAAATCATATTCTTCATTTCCTATTTCTATAAAATCTAGATTCATTAACTTAGCAGCAGAATAAACTCCTAAGCCACAGTCTGCATCTCCTGCTGCTACTACTGCTGCCACTGCAATGTGCGTAAACTCTTCTCTTTCATAACCATTTATATCCTTTGAACTTATATTTAGCTTTTTTAAATTGTAATCTAAAAGCAATCTAGTTCCTGCTCCTCTTTGTCTATTAACAAACCTTCTTCTAAACTTTGATATATCTTCAATACTTTTTAGGTTTAATGGGTTACCTTTGGGTACCATTAAACCTTGTATTCTTTTTACCCCCTTAATCAATGCTATATTTTTGTCACATAAATATTTTTTTATGTACGATATATTATATGTTCCATCTTTCATATCTAATAAGTGAATTGGTGCAATATGTGTTTCCCCTGATTTTAAAGCCATAATCCCTCCCATACTACCTACATGAGCAGAGCTCAAAAAATACTTATCTTCCTTCACGTGAAGCAAATCGGATACAATATCAAGTATAATATCATGGCTTCCTATACATGTGAGAGTATTTTTTATTTCCTCTTCATCTTTCAATAGCTCTACCTTAACCTTAGTGCCAGCCTCATAACCTTCAATATTTTGAGGAATTTTCAATATTCCATCTGCTCTTACTAATGACATTGTATTTCCTGCTCCTCTACTAATTGGAGTTGCAATGTACTTTCCACTTATGCAAGCTAATTTTACTCTTACAAACTCTAGATATTTAAGAGATGACATTATTCGTCTAGATAATGTAGCCTGCCTTTTTTTCTTCTCAATTAAATTCATTCCGTTATAGGAATATACTACTTTTTTACAAATATTTTCCATAATGAAATAAGCTGATACTGGATATCCGGGTATTCCAATAACAGGCTTGTCTTTAATAATACCAAGCACAACTGGCTTACCTGGTTTTACTGATATACCATGTACTAAAACTTTACCTAAATCCTTTATAACACTGCATGTAAAATCCTCCCTTCCTGCAGATGAGCCAGCATTTACGAGTACAATGTCACATTTGTCAACAGCCGTTGCCACAACTCCTTTTATTAGTTCATAATCATCCTTTACTATGTCAAATCTTACGGGATTACCTCCCCACTCCTTAACTTGAGCCGAAAATACTCTTGAATTAAATTCAATGATGTCTCCCGTTTTAAGTTCTCCACCTGGTTCTACTATTTCATCACCTGTTGGAATTATGCCAACCACTGGCATTTTATATACACAAACCTTATTTATACCTCCGGCTATCATAGCCCCTATATCAACGGGGGTAATAACGTGCTTAGATGGGATTATGAGCTGTTTTTCAACAATATCTTCTCCAATAGTTCTAATATGCTGCCATGGAATTGCACTTTTATATATTGCAACCTTATGTTTATCTATATTTATTAAGTCTTCAACCATAATTACAGCATCATATTCCTTAGGTATTGGATCGCCGGTATCAACCACAATGTAATCTTTATTCTCCACTAGCTCTACATGATTTCTATCAGACGCACCATAAGTTTTTTTACTGTCAACGGCTATACCATCCATTGCAGAACTATTATAAAATGGAGATGATATTTTAGCATAAACTGGTGAAAACGAAACTCTTCCTAATGCCTCATAGGTATTTAGAATTTCTTTTTCACTTTTTATCGGTAACAATTCATTAAAATACAATTTTATAGATTCATCTAAATCTTTGTTAGACAAATAAATTTCATTAGCCAAATTATTTACCACCCTCCGTATATATTTAATTGAGTTTTATAATATTGATTATGACAAATCACTACTTACAACTTATATATTTCAACTACTTGTCCTTCCCTTAAGCCCTCTAAATCTTTTTCTATTTTTATATATCCCCACGCTCTTGAAAATGTAGATATTAAACCGGATTTTCCAAATATGGGTTTAGCAATAATCCTATCTCCATCATTTTCTAATGCAACAGGCAAATATTCTTCACGTCCTTTAGCTTTATGATAATTAATACTCATTATAGACTTTACAGCATAAACTTCCTTTTTATAGCACATGGCTTTATTTATATATTCCCTTATAAATATTATGTATACTATTGAGCATGCTAAAGGATGACCCGGAAGACCAAATATTATTTTATCTCCTTTTTTAGCTACTATTGTCGGTTTTCCTGGCTTAACCGACACGCCATGAACTAAGATTTTTCCATCTTCAAAATCTTCAATGGCCTTTATAGTTTGATCTTTTTTTCCAACAGAGCTCCCACCTGAAATCACTAAAATATCGCATTCTTCAGTTGCTCTGCAAATAGTATGCTTTAAAAGCTTATAATCATCTTTAACAATCCCATAATTTATAGGTTCAGCTCCATCATCAATTATAGCGGCCCAAAGCATATATGTATTTATGTCTCTTATTTTACC is from Clostridium acetobutylicum ATCC 824 and encodes:
- a CDS encoding molybdopterin molybdotransferase MoeA; translated protein: MNFFKVSSVDETKDIIDEYFHLEVEGEQVDIFNCVNRIAFDYIRADCNIPEFKRSTVDGFAVNSRDVFGATEAIPAILTLKGEILMGKVTDFNIVDGECAYVPTGGMLPEYADSVIMLEYTQKLDEDTILVYSPVASGDNVIQKGEDIQNDNIVIRKGEKIRPYEVGVLASIGIKHVNVCKKIKVGIISTGNELIACEDELTLGKIRDINTYMLWAAIIDDGAEPINYGIVKDDYKLLKHTICRATEECDILVISGGSSVGKKDQTIKAIEDFEDGKILVHGVSVKPGKPTIVAKKGDKIIFGLPGHPLACSIVYIIFIREYINKAMCYKKEVYAVKSIMSINYHKAKGREEYLPVALENDGDRIIAKPIFGKSGLISTFSRAWGYIKIEKDLEGLREGQVVEIYKL
- a CDS encoding aldehyde ferredoxin oxidoreductase family protein, yielding MNSKVIDNNIVYINLSEKKVTYERITCEYRKKYIGGTGINTKILFESEAMYNDALSEKNVLIFGAGAAVGTSLLTGNRSTITAKSPLTDIYGDSNIGGSFPTTMRSVGIDHLVFQGKSENPIYIFIDEKGNVKFEDASDLWGFYTDKTTDILSKRHNNCEISCIGPAGENLIRYASVFMSKTHVAGRMGMGCIMGSKKLKAIVIERKKCEVPMYNREKIRSISKLWIEQSHTSIQFKVMGLSGTLLLMDKYGEAKCLPVENAQRGYDKKCENLSPMVFKKEFETKKVPCKFCTLGCGKAYEIKKGKYKGEKGERIEYGSATSFGPNVGIYDYSDVLHLKLLCDKLGMDTIEVAATIALILECQKRGVLREDITEGRKFQFGNVDDIEYLMHKISDRSGIGDILAEGAYRASKTLKVEKYAFCIKKASTGLHSNQKKAWSLGYITSTRGGDHLKDFPFTSVFSNPLTDSLGTHIFKRKFKGTLSKDKEQGRVVWWHENYKYVIDSLGICLFCMQSITPQGHAFFDEFAEILSALFNIEVTKEDMFYAGERIYQLQNAFNINCGMKLEDYKWPSREKEEDIEDEFIKDSTIEVRDSPGMLPEYFYFRGLSSEGFPTTKRFKELQLDEYIERIKVDDSAITDSFENLLLKVSLNVNLKFMEKLIGRLVYKIVAKKIDKQVALLNQNK
- a CDS encoding ACP S-malonyltransferase, encoding MRLNELYSGKNAFIFQGVGIKYQKFLTLLDESQRELLKEYCSIVYKKIKLDLWGYLTRSLSGEYDDKFSDWVSIYTIDCVVYNTYIEDGIKPSVLLGYSMGLITALACGKAISFEEGLELLSMSYNYPKYTSRKDEGMGLVTGMTCSDIKKIIDKNELGDYAYIASENNEYCILVSGMKNRVDKLLSIALTEGALSAKDIDSPYAFHSKYALIGIEEYEKLVSRLCVCNLKIPIISSYDQRIIVDSCELKKELVKNVWGEMKWMASVEKAININNYNFFEVSLIDSISRFSRMINSNCKFFTYKSFMKIKNVQVQN
- a CDS encoding molybdopterin biosynthesis protein: MANEIYLSNKDLDESIKLYFNELLPIKSEKEILNTYEALGRVSFSPVYAKISSPFYNSSAMDGIAVDSKKTYGASDRNHVELVENKDYIVVDTGDPIPKEYDAVIMVEDLINIDKHKVAIYKSAIPWQHIRTIGEDIVEKQLIIPSKHVITPVDIGAMIAGGINKVCVYKMPVVGIIPTGDEIVEPGGELKTGDIIEFNSRVFSAQVKEWGGNPVRFDIVKDDYELIKGVVATAVDKCDIVLVNAGSSAGREDFTCSVIKDLGKVLVHGISVKPGKPVVLGIIKDKPVIGIPGYPVSAYFIMENICKKVVYSYNGMNLIEKKKRQATLSRRIMSSLKYLEFVRVKLACISGKYIATPISRGAGNTMSLVRADGILKIPQNIEGYEAGTKVKVELLKDEEEIKNTLTCIGSHDIILDIVSDLLHVKEDKYFLSSAHVGSMGGIMALKSGETHIAPIHLLDMKDGTYNISYIKKYLCDKNIALIKGVKRIQGLMVPKGNPLNLKSIEDISKFRRRFVNRQRGAGTRLLLDYNLKKLNISSKDINGYEREEFTHIAVAAVVAAGDADCGLGVYSAAKLMNLDFIEIGNEEYDFAIPKEFLKMDVVKKFIEVIQSNEFKRELDKIGGYNYENIGSIKGFF